The nucleotide sequence GCGCCGAGGTCACCATCGCCCCCGAGTGGTGACCCACCGGACCCAGGGCTCGACCTTGATACCGCTGGCCCGTGCGTGTTGTCTGAGCAGATGAGGACAGCTGCGCAGAAAATGTCACTGACCGCACTGACCGCACTGACCGCACTGACCGCACTGACCGCACTGACCGCACTGACCGCACTGACCGCACTGGCCGCACTGGCCCCGTCCTGGCTGGAGACTGTTCGCCGCGCCTCGAGTGGACGCAGTGCACACACCCTGTTCGGAGGCCATGAGCACGTGATGCGCCAGACCGTCATCGCCCTGCGCGTCGGGTCCGTGATGCACGAGCACAACAACCCCGGTGAACTCGCCGTGCACGTCCTCCACGGGCGGGTGCTGTTGATGGCCACGGAGACCGAATGGAACGGGTCACCGGGAGACCTGCTCAGCGCCCCGCAGTCCCGTCAGGGGCTGGAAGCAGTAGAGGATTCAGTAGCGTTGCTGACGGTCGCCAAATATCCCTGAAGGAACGCTCCGCACGCAGAGAAATCCCACCCAACGGGTGCCGGTACCTCTTCTGGGCATGTCTGGACTCCTCCGGAACTCGGTGGTCGTAGGGTTTCGTGCCTGGTCAGAGGCCGGTGCTAGCGTGACCAGAGGATAGACAGAGCGTAAGCAACGCAACAGGTCTCATGAAGGAGCCACCGTGCTGTCAGACACCTCGTACCCGATCGTCAAGGCCACGCTGCCCGTGGTTGGGGAGAACATCCAGGAGATCGCCCGGCGCTTCTACGCGCACATGTTCGGCGAGCACCCCGAGCTGATGGACGGGCTGTTCAACCGCGGCAACCAGGCCGACGGCCGCCAGCAGCAGGCGCTGGCCGGTTCCGTCGCCGCCTACGCCGGCTACCTGGTGAACACCCCGACCGAGCTCCCGGACCACCTGCTGTCGCGCATCTCGCACAAGCATGTCTCCCTGGGACTGCGCCCGGACCAGTACCAGATCGTGCACGACCACCTCATGTGGGCCATCGTGGACGTCCTGGGCGAGGCCGTGACCCCGGAGGTCGCGGCGGCTTGGGACGAGGTGTACTGGCTGATGGCCAATGCGCTGATCAACCAGGAGCGCGGCCTCTACGAGGCGGTCCGGCTCTCCCCCGAGACCGTCTGGCGGACCTGGCGGGTGGTCGAGAAGATCCCGGAGACCGCCGACGTCGTCACCGTCGTCGTGGAGCGCGTCGACGAGCGCGACGTGAAGCGGTCCCTGCCGGGGCAGTACGTGACGCTGAAGATGGAGATGCCCGACGGGGTGCACCAGCCGCGCCAGTACAGCCTCACGAAGGCCGACGACGGCCACCACCGGCGCTTCGCGGTCAAGCGGGTGGCCGGCAACGGCACCCCAGCCGGGGAGATGTCGAACCTGCTCCACGACCGCGTACAGGTCGGCGACGAGCTCACCCTCTCGGTGCCCTCCGGGGACGTGGTCCTGGAATACACCGACCGGCCGGTAGTGTTCGCCAGCGCCGGCATCGGCGTCACCCCCATGGCGGGGATGCTCTCCCACCTGGTGAAGGACGGCTCCCAGCGCACGGTGCGGTTCTTCCACGCGGACACCTCCCCCGAGACCTTCGCGCTGCGCGGACAGATCGAGGAGGACCTCGGCGCCCTGCAGGACGGGGCCCTGACCGCGTGGTTCGAGCAGCCCTCGGACACCGGGCCCAGCGGCGAGAACGAGCTGGCGGGGTTCATGGACGTCAGCGCCGTGGACCTTCCCCACGACGCGCAGTACTACCTGTGCGGTCCTCTGCCGTTCATGCAGGCGGTGCGCAGCTCGCTCATCGCCCGGGGTGTGCCGGCCAAGGACATCCAGTACGAGGTGTTCGGCCCGGACCTGTGGCTGGCGGACTTCCAGTAGCAGCGCACGGGCTGCGGGGCGGGCACCCGACACGGGTCCCGACCACAGATCGCGCCCAGCCCCGCAGGAGGAGCTCACCCCACCTGCAACTGGTGGTAGTGGGCCCAGGCCGGTGGGCAGGTTGTTGTCGGTCCGTTCGGGGGACTCCTCTCATACCGAGTGCCGTGGGCGTACGGTGGAATCCGAACGACGCGCCCCGGCGACCGGGTGATCGTCCCGTCTCTGGTGCCGTCGCGCCCACCTGACCAGAAGGGGAAGACTCATGAGCCCCGCCCCGCGCAGCGTGGAGTCGCCGGAAACGCAGGCGAGGTCGGTTGACCGGGCCGCTG is from Kocuria rosea and encodes:
- a CDS encoding globin domain-containing protein → MLSDTSYPIVKATLPVVGENIQEIARRFYAHMFGEHPELMDGLFNRGNQADGRQQQALAGSVAAYAGYLVNTPTELPDHLLSRISHKHVSLGLRPDQYQIVHDHLMWAIVDVLGEAVTPEVAAAWDEVYWLMANALINQERGLYEAVRLSPETVWRTWRVVEKIPETADVVTVVVERVDERDVKRSLPGQYVTLKMEMPDGVHQPRQYSLTKADDGHHRRFAVKRVAGNGTPAGEMSNLLHDRVQVGDELTLSVPSGDVVLEYTDRPVVFASAGIGVTPMAGMLSHLVKDGSQRTVRFFHADTSPETFALRGQIEEDLGALQDGALTAWFEQPSDTGPSGENELAGFMDVSAVDLPHDAQYYLCGPLPFMQAVRSSLIARGVPAKDIQYEVFGPDLWLADFQ
- a CDS encoding LuxR family transcriptional regulator, with amino-acid sequence MSLTALTALTALTALTALTALTALTALAALAPSWLETVRRASSGRSAHTLFGGHEHVMRQTVIALRVGSVMHEHNNPGELAVHVLHGRVLLMATETEWNGSPGDLLSAPQSRQGLEAVEDSVALLTVAKYP